The following are encoded together in the Triticum dicoccoides isolate Atlit2015 ecotype Zavitan chromosome 6B, WEW_v2.0, whole genome shotgun sequence genome:
- the LOC119321790 gene encoding protein SOB FIVE-LIKE 3-like → MESSHITGDDGEGCNSSESGWTMYLVSPMQSGDDDDGGSRKGSGSDGSNVDDGYGYTYLVRGRKGGKEYYQQDDGDDNDSLASDASTGPAKVKVQPSSPDGKERQGHRKDGDNHGEKREEDEEEEDRHTRFSTSSRKKAGNKAEKGGEGKSSKKKGSSSRTSFFW, encoded by the coding sequence ATGGAATCCTCCCATATCACCGGGGATGATGGCGAGGGCTGCAACAGCAGTGAGTCTGGGTGGACAATGTACCTGGTCTCCCCCATGCAaagcggcgacgacgacgatggtGGTAGCCGCAAGGGAAGCGGCAGCGATGGAAGCAATGTCGATGATGGCTATGGCTACACTTACCTCGTCCGTGGCAGGAAAGGAGGCAAGGAATACTACCAGCAGGATGATGGCGATGACAACGACTCCCTTGCCTCTGATGCTTCGACTGGACCAGCCAAGGTCAAGGTGCAGCCCTCGTCGCCTGACGGCAAAGAGAGGCAAGGCCATCGAAAGGACGGTGACAACCACGGCGAgaagcgggaggaggacgaggaagaagaagacaggcACACCAGGTTCTCAACGAGCTCCCGCAAGAAAGCCGGCAACAAGGCAGAGAAAGGGGGCGAGGGGAAGTCATCCAAGAAGAAGGGAAGCTCCTCAAGGACAAGCTTCTTTTGGTAA
- the LOC119324943 gene encoding probable purine permease 11, which yields MAGDDGNSNSNAVRGGGGSNQEEVQIEIAGSSKPAVSLAHEAPPQSAPVKHWQWWLMVVLNMFFLVAGQTSATLLGRFYYNEGGNSKWLSTFVQTAGFPVLFIAQFLFHAKSPSTQATTSGPEASITKITLIYIALGLIIAADDLMYSYGLLYLPVSTYSLICASQLAFNAVFSYFLNAQKFTPLIFNSVLLLTFSASLLGVDEDSPSSSDISQGNHVLGFVLTLGASATYSLILSLMQVTFEKVIKRETFSVVLNMQIYTAFVATLASLVGLFASGEWKTLEGEMHMFSPGKVSYVMTVLWTAISWQIASVGVVGLIFVVSSLFSNVISTLALPIIPVFAVIFFHDKMDGIKIIAMLIAIWGFISYGYQLYVDDKKSRKTSSSVEENS from the exons ATGGCCGGCGACGacggcaacagcaacagcaacgccgtccgcggcggcggcgggagcaacCAGGAAGAGGTCCAGATAGAAATCGCAG GATCCTCCAAACCTGCAGTTTCCTTGGCCCATGAAGCACCCCCACAAAGCGCTCCGGTTAAGCATTGGCAATGGTGGTTGATGGTGGTACTGAACATGTTCTTCCTTGTGGCTGGTCAGACGTCGGCAACACTCTTAGGGAGATTCTACTACAATGAAGGTGGCAATAGCAAATGGTTGTCCACTTTTGTCCAGACTGCTGGTTTTCCGGTGTTGTTTATTGCCCAATTTCTTTTCCATGCAAAGTCACCTTCCACACAAGCAACTACCAGTGGCCCTGAAGCTTCTATCACCAAAATCACCCTGATATACATTGCCTTGGGACTCATCATTGCTGCAGACGACTTGATGTATTCCTACGGTCTATTGTATCTTCCTGTCTCAACTTACTCCCTCATTTGTGCTAGCCAGCTGGCCTTCAACGCCGTCTTCTCATATTTTCTCAATGCCCAAAAGTTCACCCCTTTGATATTCAACTCGGTACTACTCCTTACATTTTCCGCTTCGCTCCTTGGAGTTGATGAGGATTCTCCGAGCAGTAGTGATATCTCACAAGGGAATCAtgtattgggttttgtgttgacactGGGAGCATCGGCCACATACTCACTTATTCTGTCTCTCATGCAAGTTACGTTTGAAAAGGTTATTAAGAGGGAGACCTTCTCAGTCGTGCTGAACATGCAGATTTATACGGCATTTGTGGCTACATTGGCTTCTCTTGTTGGGTTGTTTGCAAGTGGTGAATGGAAGACTTTGGAGGGAGAGATGCACATGTTCAGCCCAGGGAAGGTGTCCTATGTAATGACAGTGCTATGGACAGCTATATCATGGCAGATAGCTTCTGTTGGAGTTGTGGGGTTGATCTTTGTGGTTTCATCACTCTTTTCAAATGTGATAAGCACCCTAGCTCTGCCCATCATTCCTGTTTTCGCAGTGATTTTCTTTCACGACAAAATGGATGGAATAAAGATTATAGCTATGCTGATAGCCATCTGGGGTTTTATTTCATACGGCTACCAGTTGTATGTTGATGACAAGAAGTCTAGGAAGACTTCGTCCAGTGTGGAGGAGAATTCCTAA